The Gloeomargarita sp. SRBZ-1_bins_9 region TCAGGGTAATTTCCCGCCCGTCCCGGTTATGGGTGCGGATCTTGACCCAGCCCTCGATGATGAAGTACACGGTGCCGCCCCCCTCTTCCTCCATAATCAGGATTTTGTCCGCCCCGTGGGGGGCCAGGGATAACCGCTGACCAACCCACTCCAAGGCCGTTGACTCCCAACCCTCGAACAGGGGCGAATGCCGCAAGGCGGTGAGGATGTCGGGGGTGGGTCTGGTCATCAATAGCCCTCTGAGTGGGAAACGTCCGGGACTAAAGCGGGGCCTATGCTACAGTTTGTACAAAAAGTATTTACACAACCGTGGGCCGAGAAGACTGGATATGATCTCTCTACTATTCAAGCAAATCCCGGTCGGCAACTCCAGTCAAGGGGTTTGAGTCATGCCTGCCAACCCAGGGCTGGTGGTGCTGACGGAGCATTTGTTTTACTACCATCGCTGCGCCCGTCGCAGTTTTTTGGACCACCGCCAGGGCGTAGTGCACCAACCCGAACGGTCGCGGCACCGGGAAGACCTTTACCAGCGCTGGCCGGGGGTACGTCCGGTGTATCAGCCGCCGGATTGGGAACAGGGGTTTCAGGGGACGGTTGCCTTGATGCAGCAGGGGGTGCCGGTTATTCACCAGGGGGTGTTGCGGGTGGAAACCCCTGCCGCTGTTTTAGTGGGACGACCGGACTTGCTGATTCGGGAACCGGGCGCCTCCCGCTGGGGGGACTGGCATTACCGACCGGTGGATATTCGGCTCGGCCAACGGCTCAAACCGGAATATCAGGCGGCGGCGGCGTTTCACAGTTGGTTGCTGGCCCAAATCCAAGGAGTTTGGCCTTGTTGGGGGGAATTGGCCTTACCGGGTCCCCGGTTTTTGCGGGTTAATCTGGCCCAAGCTCTCCCTTCCATGCACCAAATGCTGGCGGCCTGTCTGGAAACCCTCAAACAGGACCAAGCGCCGGAGGTGTTCATCAGCCGTAGCCGTTGTCAGCTGTGCCCCTGGCTGGACTATTGCAGTACGGTCGCCAAACAAAAGCACCACCTCAGCCTGGTGCCCGGTGTCACTCAAAAACGCTACCAGGAACTGCAAACCCTAGGGTTAGGCAGCATCGAAGCCCTGGCCCAGGCGGACCCCCTTGAACTCTACCGGCGCACCAGCCTAGGGGTCAACACCAGCAATAAATTGGTGCGTCAGGCCCAGGCGATTGCCCAGCAACAGGCCCTGGCGATTGCCCCCATCACCCGTTTACCCCGGGCAGCCGTCGGCTACTTTTTTGATATCGAGGCCGACCCCTATCTGGACTGCGTGTATTTGCACGGGGTTTTGGTGGTCACACCCCAGAAACAGGAGTTTTATTCCCTGGTGGCGGAGCGGGTTGAGGACGAAGGGCGCATCTGGCAGGAGTTGCTGGTGGTCCTGGCGCAGTATCCCCAGGCCCCCATTTACCATTTCTGTCCCTTCGAACCCCAAACCATCCAGCGGTTGGGCCAGCGGTATGGCACTCCCCCCGAACGGGTGCATGGGATTCGCCAGCGCTGCGTAGATTTGCACGCCCGCTTGGTGCGCTCGGTGGTCTTGCCGGTGGAGAATTACACCCTGAAAGCCATTGCCCGCTGGTTGGGGTTTGAGTGGCAGCACCCCCGGGCCGACGGCGCCCAATGCACCCAGTGGTATAACCAGTGGCTCCAGACCGGCGACCGCACCTATCTCCAGGCCCTGCAACGTTATAACTACGACGACTGCCTGGCCACCTATCACCTGTACCGCTGGCTGGTGGATTTTATGGGCAAGCAGGAACTGGCCCGTTCAACCGGCTGATTCCTGGCGCCCGCCGCTAAAGCCCCGTCCCGGTTGCCACTGCACGGCCCCCGCTTGCCCGGTTACAAACGTACGAATTTTCCAGCGTTCCAGGCGGCCCATTTCCCCCTTGGGCACCCGAAAGTTGGAGGCAATGGCGCCGTAGGGTTGTACGGTTCGCAGCAGGTTGTTGCCCAGACGGCCGCCGCTCCACCAGATCACCTGGGCTGACGGCACCCCCTGGCGCACCAGGGTATCTTGCTGTTCCAAGGTGGTGTCCGGCAACCAGAGCAACGATTCCCTACTGGCCGTGATATGCAACAACGGCGGCTGCGTATCGGTCACCTGGAAACGCACCGGCCCCAGCCTGACCCCCTGCAACGCCGACAAAGGTTGGGTTGCCCCCTCCCCATAGACCGCCCGCACCGGTAGGAACTGGCGTAAAGTGGTCCACCCCTGATTGGGCACCCCCGGCCAGGCCACCCCCAGGTCAATCCGGTTGACCCCCTGCAATTGCAAAAAGGGCAACAACGTAAACCGCACCGTGCGTTCATCCCCGGCATTGATCACCGCCACCCGGCCCCGGGCCTGCACCACCATCACCGGTACCCGCCCCGTATCCAGCGCCGTGAATTGTAAGCGAGTGGCATGGCCAATCAACAAAGGCACCACCACCGCCGCCACCCCCAACCACACCGCCCACAACCAGCGCCGCCGTTGCCAGAGCCACCCCCAGCTCAGCAAGCCCAGTAGCCCGTACAGGAGCACCACCTGTCCCACCGTGATCCGGCCCGCCGCAATGGAGTTCCAGGGCAGTTGGTTCGTCCACTGCACCAGCCCCAGCAACAGATTCAAGGGATACTGCAACAGGGCAGCCGCCCACACCCCCACCTGGAACTGCACCAGACCCAGCACCGCCGTCACCATCCCCCCCAACGTCAACACCGTCACCAAGGGCGCCGCCACCGCATTCAAGGGGATGGTGTAGGTATTGATCAGG contains the following coding sequences:
- a CDS encoding TM0106 family RecB-like putative nuclease, whose protein sequence is MPANPGLVVLTEHLFYYHRCARRSFLDHRQGVVHQPERSRHREDLYQRWPGVRPVYQPPDWEQGFQGTVALMQQGVPVIHQGVLRVETPAAVLVGRPDLLIREPGASRWGDWHYRPVDIRLGQRLKPEYQAAAAFHSWLLAQIQGVWPCWGELALPGPRFLRVNLAQALPSMHQMLAACLETLKQDQAPEVFISRSRCQLCPWLDYCSTVAKQKHHLSLVPGVTQKRYQELQTLGLGSIEALAQADPLELYRRTSLGVNTSNKLVRQAQAIAQQQALAIAPITRLPRAAVGYFFDIEADPYLDCVYLHGVLVVTPQKQEFYSLVAERVEDEGRIWQELLVVLAQYPQAPIYHFCPFEPQTIQRLGQRYGTPPERVHGIRQRCVDLHARLVRSVVLPVENYTLKAIARWLGFEWQHPRADGAQCTQWYNQWLQTGDRTYLQALQRYNYDDCLATYHLYRWLVDFMGKQELARSTG